In Candidatus Methanosphaera massiliense, the following are encoded in one genomic region:
- a CDS encoding DUF5518 domain-containing protein, whose translation MSFKNMLKGKSIALTILMIIACSLLTNDNSFIIPTILFIGIISGIMLHVNIKETLLNSFIAFIIGSIIAFIVSLITVYYTYGGLYAIAVVQYSLISIITYIIIGCIGSYIGYYVSEELGLLNQK comes from the coding sequence ATGAGTTTTAAAAACATGCTAAAAGGAAAAAGTATTGCTTTAACTATCTTAATGATTATAGCTTGTTCATTATTAACTAATGATAATAGTTTTATAATACCCACAATACTTTTCATAGGAATAATCTCTGGTATAATGCTTCATGTTAACATAAAGGAAACATTACTTAATTCTTTTATCGCTTTTATTATCGGATCAATAATTGCATTTATTGTATCCCTAATAACCGTATATTATACGTATGGTGGTTTATATGCTATAGCAGTTGTACAGTACTCTCTTATTAGTATAATAACATATATTATTATTGGATGTATTGGTAGCTACATAGGATATTATGTATCAGAAGAATTAGGATTATTAAATCAAAAATAA
- a CDS encoding DUF5518 domain-containing protein produces MDFNKVTQGKAVPLGIIIIIITYLISGSSSSILPFIFITGILVGIMKNEEVAESTVAAFLSTLIGAVVATVISLIMMYMSYGPIYFTYMLYSSLYSLVFYIIAGTIGGVIGYYVYQELDIKK; encoded by the coding sequence ATGGATTTTAACAAAGTAACCCAAGGAAAAGCTGTACCTTTAGGAATAATAATTATCATAATCACTTACTTAATAAGTGGTTCAAGTTCAAGTATATTACCATTTATATTTATTACAGGAATACTTGTTGGAATTATGAAAAATGAAGAAGTAGCCGAATCAACAGTAGCAGCATTTCTCAGTACACTTATTGGTGCAGTAGTAGCTACCGTAATTTCATTAATAATGATGTACATGTCATACGGACCAATATACTTCACATACATGTTATACTCATCATTATACTCATTAGTATTTTACATCATAGCAGGTACCATTGGTGGTGTAATAGGCTACTATGTATATCAGGAATTAGATATTAAAAAATAA